The window GCTCGACAGCGTCGCCGAAGCAGGCGAGCGGACGCCAGCGCTCAGGATCAGCGCCGGCCGGCGTCATGAGGAGATCATCCTGCGCATCGCCGACAATGGGCCGGGTGTGCCTGCGCGGGCCCGCGACAACCTGTTTCAGGCCTTCCGTGGCTCGGTCAATCCCGGTGGCACCGGCCTCGGCCTCGCCATCGCCGCCGAACTGGTGCGGTTGCATGGCGGCATGATCGCGCTCGAACCATCCGAGACCGGCGCGGTCTTCACGGTGTCGCTGCCGGCACAGCGCGTATTGGCCTGAGACCTTCTGAGCATCGGCTTTACCCCAAAACCGGTTCCCACTTTTCGGGCCGATGCGTTACTGGCTCGCCCAGATCACCCGCGCCATGAAGGCGATCTCGGCGAGCGCCAGCACGCGGTCGGAATGCTCTGGATTGAGCGAGGCGAGCTCGACCGTCTTCGCCGTCTGACGCCTGAGCTGCTTGGCCAGCACCTCGCCCTCGACGGTCTTGACCACAACCCGGTCGCCGCGGCGGATCGCGGCACCGGGCGAGACGATGATGGTGTCGCCGTCGCGATAGAGTGGCAGCATGGAATCGCCGGCGATCTCGAGCGCATAAGCTTTCTCGTCCTGCAGGCCCGGAAAGGCGACCTCGTCCCAGCCGGAACCGAGCGGGAAGCCGCCATCGTCGAAGAAGCCGCCGGAACCCGCCTGGGCGAAACCGATCAGCGGAATCGTATGCGCCGGCGGCGCGCCCCGCCGGATCACATTCATGAACTCGTCGAAGGAGGCGCCGGTGGCGGCGAGGATCTTGGCGATCGATTCGGTCGAGGGCCAGCGCTCGCGTCCGTCGGTGCCGACGCGCTTCGAGCGGTTGAAGGTGGTCGCGTCGAGCCCGGCCTTGCGGGCGAGGCCCGAGGGCGTGAGGCCATAACGCTGGGCGAGCGTATCGATCGCGCTCCAGATCTGGTCGTGGGACAGCATCGCGGAGAGGCCTCTTTCCTGATGGTGCCTACGGGACTCTAAGCGGGGATAGATATAGGAAATATCCCCTATCTGATAAGAATTCAATCTGATTTCTTGTACCGAGTGGCTACAGACAGCGGTTTTTTCGACCGCCAGCGGCGCTCCGGCAAGGGCGCGCCAACATCCGGGCGAAGAAATCCGAGAGCGGTCTCTGTGCGACGCGGTTTCCGCTTTTGTCGGCGGCCCGCAGGCGATATGCCCAGCGCCATGCCGCTCATCTACAAGATCTGTCCCGAAGCACTCTGGCGCGAGGCCGAGACCGCAGGCCTTTTCCAGGGAGCGCCGGTCGACCTCGCCGACGGCTTCATCCATTTCTCGACCGGCGCGCAGGTGCGCGAGACCGCAGCCAGGCATTTCGCTGGGCAGGACGGTTTGCTGCTGATCGCCATCGACGACACCATGCTTGGCGCGGCCCTGCGCTACGAGCCATCGCGCGGTGGCGCGCTGTTCCCGCATCTTTACGCCCCACTCGATCCGAAGCAGGCGCGCTGGATCGCGCCGCTGCGGCTCGGCGACGGTGGCCATGTCTTCCCGGAGGATATCGCGTGATCGGAGCCCTGTTCGGCCTGGCGCGGCCGCTGATCCACAAGCTCGACGCCGAACAAGCGCACCGGCTGACGATCGCGGCACTGGCCGCGGCTCCGCCGCTGCGACCAGCGGCCGATCAGCCATCGCTCGCCGTGGAAGCCTTCGGCCTGCGCTTCGCCAATCCGGTCGGCCTTGCCGCCGGCTTCGACAAGAATGCCGAGGCGATCGACGGCGCGCTCGGGCTCGGCTTCGGCTTCGTCGAGATCGGCGGGGTGACGCCGCTGCCGCAGCCGGGCAATCCGCGCCCGCGCGTCTTCCGTCTGCCGGAGGACGAGGCGGTGATCAACCGCTATGGCCTCAACAGCGAGGGCATGGAGGCGGTCGCGGCGAGGCTGGCGGCGCGCCGCAAGAAGGGCGGCATCGTCGGCGTCAACCTCGGCGCCAACAAGGAGTCAGCCGATCGCAGCGCCGATTATGCGGTGCTGGCGAGGAGGCTCGCCCCGCTCGCCGATTTCCTGACCGTCAACGTCTCCTCGCCGAACACGCCTGGCCTGCGCGATCTGCAGGCCGAGGACGCGCTCGACGACCTGATCGCACGCACGCTCGCCGCCCGCGACGAGGCTGCTGTCGGGGGCAAGCCGACGCCGGTGCTGATCAAGATCGCGCCCGACCTCTCCCTGTCCGAGCTCGACGGCATGGTTGCGGTCGCGCGCCGCCGCAAGGTCGACGGGATGATCGTCTCGAACACGACGATCGCCCGGCCCGAGAGCCTGCGCAGCGCGAACAAGGCCGAGACCGGCGGCCTCTCGGGCAAACCTCTGTTTGCCGCCTCGACGCGCATTCTCGCCGAGGCCTTCCTGCGGGTCGAACGCCAGTTCCCGCTGATCGGCGTGGGCGGCATCGATTCCGCCGAGACCGCCTTCGCCAAGATCCGGGCCGGAGCGAGCCTGCTGCAGTTCTACTCGGCGATGGTGTTCAAGGGTCCGGGGCTGGTCGGCGAGGTCAAGCGCGGGCTCGACATGCAGATGCGCAAGGCCGGGCTGCCGCGCCTCGACGTGCTGGTCGGGCGCGATGCCGAAGCGATCGCACGGGGGGAGACGATCTGAGTCGCGCGCACTGCCACTCGGCGGTGCGTCGAACAGGTCTTCACCTGGGCGCGGACCTGCCGAGAGCTTTGGCCAGAACATCTGCCAGGCCGCTTCCGGCGCCACCATCCTGGTCGAGCTCCGGGTTATAGATGGTGACCTCGAGGCCGATCGCTTTTCCGCTCGCCAAGGCTATGTCGAGCACCGCCCCAAGTTCAGCCCAAGATATCCCGCCCGGAATCCGGAAGTCGACCGCCGGCATGATCGCGTCATCGAGAACGTCGGCGTCGACATGGATGAAGAAGCCATCCAGTTCTTCCCGCGTGAGGTGGTCGATTGCCGCGCGGGCAGCGCTCTTGCGGCCCAAGCGGCGTATTGCGGCAAGATCATAAGCCTTGAGCTTCGGGGGCAAGGGCTGACTGCCATATTCAGCCTGATCTTCGTGATCGCGATAGCCGAATGCAACGGCATCCTCGGGCCGCACCAGCGGACCACGGCCTTCCAGATCGGTGAGTAGCGCCGGGCCATAGCCGGTGACGAAGGCCAGGTCCATGGACGCGCCTTCACCATTGGATTCGGCTTCCGGCTGGAAGAAGTCGGCATGGCCGTCGACGAAGAAGAGGCCATAGCGGCCACGCCGCCTGAGCGCCAGTGTCGTCCCCAGGAGGATCGTACAATCGCCGCCGAGCACCACCGGGAACTCGCCCGTGTCCAGCACCGCCTCAACCGCGTCTGCCAGCTTCGGCGACCACCCCGCTAAAGCCTTGGCGTTCAGCGTCAAAGTTTCGGGATCAGGCTCAGGGTCCTTCAACGGGACAGCTAGCCGTCCGGCGCGACGCGCGCCGATCCGTTCCGCCAAGCCCAGTTCCAAGAGGCGGCCAGCCAGCCCCGCCACGCCGCCCGATCTCAGGCCCAGCGTCGAGGGTGCCTCGATAATCGCATAGGAACGGCTCGGCATCGGAAACCCTCCTCTCGCGGCTCAACAGCGGAGGGGCAGCTTGGGTTCCGGCGGAAATGTCCTACGACAGAGCTCGTGCGAATGGCTCTATCGCTTCGAGGCGAAGAGCCGGCTGATCAGCCAGAGCGGCACGACGACCAGCGCGCCGGCGAGCGCCCAGCCACCGACCTCGCGAACCGCGTCGAAGCCCATATCGGTGAGCGAGCGGACGAAGCGCAGCGCCGAATCGAAGAGACCGCGCGGCGACAGACCGAGAAAGGCCATGGCCGCGCCGACCAGCAGCGAGATGAAGAACAGGCGCACGAGGACGCTGAGGACTGAACCGCCCAGAAAACGCTCGGTGCCACCGCCATTGGCCATGGAAATCCCCTTATGGATCGACAGCGGGACAAAGCCCGCTCGCGGTTGAACCTGCGCTGAACGCCGCCGTCAACCGCCACGCGTCTCAGTTCGTCGCCGAAGCACCCTGCACGGCCCAGCCGGCGCCGGCGATCTTGGCCGCAGCGATCACGGCCTGCGTGCGGCTGTCGACATTGAGCTTGGTCAGGATCGCCGAGACATGCGCCTTGACCGTCGCCTCGGAGACGCCGAGCTCATAGGCGATCTGCTTGTTGAGCAGCCCCTCCGACAGCATCATCAGCACGCGCACCTGCTGTGGCGTCAGCGTGGCGAGGCGGCGGACCATGTCGGCAGTCTCGTGGTCGACCGGGGCCGAGAGATCGACGCCCGGCGGGGTCCAGACGCCGCCGTCGAGCACGGCCTGGATCGCCTCGCCCATCTGCCCGACCTCGGCGGTCTTGGGCAGGAAGCCAAGCGCGCCGAATTCGATGCAGCGGCGGATCACGGCGGGATCGTCATTGGCCGAGACGACGATCACCGGGATCTCGGGATGGGCAGCGCGCAGGAAGAGCAGGCCGGAAAAGCCCTGCACACCCGGCATGCTGAGATCGAGCAGGATGAGGTCGGTATCGGCGGCCTCCGCCAGCGCTTGGCCGAGCGCCTCGAGCGAGCCGACCTCGCTCACCTCCGAGCCGGCCAGCGCATGCGAGACCGCCTGGCGCAGCGCGCCGCGAAAGAGCGGATGATCGTCCGCGATCACGATCCGTGTCATCATGCCCTCCGCGCGCCAAAGCCCGGCAAGATGCCGCGCGATTCCCCCATAAAGTTCAAGCGCCGGGCGTCCTGCGCTGTCAATCTCCAATCGCCGGCAGACACAGGCGATCGCTGGAGTATCTCCGCGCATCTTCGAAGCGCGGAGATACTCCAGGCTTTTGTTCGACGCATTTTCTTCACGCGAACCGGCACCCACTTCGCTCGAAAATGCTTCAGTTCGCCGGCAGCAGCGCCTCCAGCGCCTCGATCCGATCGGCCTCGCCCGGCGGCTTGTCCCAGCGGATGCGGCTGATGCGGGGAAAGCGCATGGCGATGCCGGATTTATGCCTTGTCGAACGCTGCAGGCCCTCGAAGGCCACTTCAAAGACCAGGCCGCTCGCGGACGTATGCGTCACCTCGCGGACCGGGCCGAAGCGGTTCAGCGTGTTCTTGCGGACATAGCGGTCGATCTCGATCAGCTCCTCGTCGGTGAAGCCGAAATAGGCTTTTCCCACCGGGACTAGCTCGTCCGCGCCTGTCTCGCCGACCCGCCAGACGCCAAAAGTGTAGTCGGAATAGAAGGAGGAGCGTTTGCCGTGGCCGCGCTGGGCATACATCAGCACACAATCGACCAGCCGGGCATCGCGCTTCCACTTGTACCAATAGCCTTTGGGGCGGCCGGGCAGATAGGGCGAGTCGAGGCGCTTCAGCATGCAACCCTCGACCGCCTCGGCATCCGCCCCGGCCCCGGCACTAGCCGGATCGGCGCGCGCCTCGGTCAACTCCACCCAGCTTGAAAAGGCGATGCGCGGCGAGAGATCGAAGCGGGCGCTGTCGAGCTTGCCGAGGAAGGCTTCGAGCCGGCCGCGCCGCTCCGTGTACGGGTGGGCGCGCAGGTCATTGTCGGCCTCGGCCAGGAGGTCGTAGGCGCGGATATGGGCCGGGAACTCGGCCAGCATCTTCGCCGTGACCTGCTTGCGGTTGAGCCGCTGCTGCAGCGTGTTGAAGCTCTGGACGACGCCATCGCGCATCACCAGCAATTCGCCGTCGATCGCACCATCCTCGGTCAGCGCCTCCGTCAGATCGGGAAAAGCTCCGCCGATCTCCTCGCCGGTGCGGGAATAGAGCCGGACTGTGCGGCTGCCGTCGGCGCGGGTGCCGGCGACGGCCTGGACGCGGATGCCGTCCCATTTCCACTCGGCTGCGAACTCGCCGGCATTGAGCTTGTCGAAATCGCCATCCTCTATCGCATGCGAGAGCATGACCGGGCGGAACGGCGCCGGATCGGTCGCCTCCGGCCGCGGCGCCCTGCCCTCCAGCCAGGCGAAGAGCGCGGTATAGGGCGGCTCCAGCCCATGCCAGACCTGCTCGACCTCATCAGCCGGAATGCCACCGAGGCTCGCTGCGGCGGTCTTGGCGAGGCGGGCGGAGACGCCGATGCGCAGGGCCCCGGTGATCAGCTTGAGTAGCGCCCAGCGCCCGGTCTCGTCGAGCGCGTCGAGCCAGGAGGCGATCAGGCGCGGCATCTCGGTTTTGCCGGAGTTGCGCAGGCCCGCGACCACATCCGGCAGATGCGGCACGTCATTGGCGCCATGCCGCGCCGGCCACATCAGCGCGACCGTCTCAGAGAGATCGCCGACATAGTCATAGGAGAGCGCGAACAGCACCGGATCGGTGCGCTCGGCGATCAGGGCGCGGATCAGGCCGGGCTTGGCGTTCTGGAACACCAGCCCGCCGGTCATCGCCGCGAGCGCATAGCCGCGATCGGGATCGGGCGTGGTGCGCAGGTAGTCGGCGATCAGCGCGAGCTTGCCGTTACGCCGCGGCTCATAGGCAAGACGGTCGAGCAGCCAGGCGAAGCGGTTCATGGGACTGCCTCGGCCGGTTTGGCCTCGGGCTCGGCCTCGCCCTCGTCGCCATAGCCGACGAGATGCAGCGGCATGCCCTTGAGGCCGACCGTGCCGCACCAATGCGCCAGCGCCTCGGCCTCGCCATGGGTGATCCAGATCTCGTTCGCCTGGACCTCGCGGATCGTCGCCTGGAGGTCGTCCCAATCGGCATGGTCTGAGATGATCAGCGGCAGCTCGACGCCCTTCTGGCGCGCTCGTGCCCTGACCCGCATCCAGCCCGAGGCGAAGGCAGTGACCGGATCGGGGAAACGCCGCGACCACAGGTCCTGTATCGCACTCGGCGGGCAGATGACGATCTCGCCGGCAAATGCCTTGCGTTCCTCGGCCCTGCGCTCGCCGGGTTCGACCTTGCGGATCTCGCCGAGCGGGATGCCTTCAGCCTGATAGAGCTCGGTGATCTTCTCGACCGCGCCGTGGATGAAGAGCGGCCGCTCGTAGCCGGCCTCGCGGATCAGCGCCATCAATCGCTGCGCCTTCCCCAGCGAATAGGCGCCGACGATATGGGTGCGATCGGGGAAGAGCCGGACGGAATCGAGCAGCTTGGCGGTCTCGGCATGGGCCGGCGGGTGACGGAAGACCGGCAGGCCGAAGGTCGCCTCGGTGATGAAGACGTCGCAGGAAACAGGCTCGAAGGGTGCGCAGGTCGGGTCGCGCTCGCGCTTGTAGTCTCCGGAGACGACGATGCGCAGGCCCTTGTGCTCGACCACGATCTGGGCGGAGCCGAGGACATGGCCGGCCGAGACGAAGCGGAAGGCCACCTCGCCGATGGTGGTCGTTTCACCGGGCACGGCCACCTGCTGCAAGCCAGTGAAAGCCTCGCCATAGCGCAGCGCCATGATCGCCAGCGTCTCTGATGTCGCCAGCACGGCGCCATGGCCGGCGCGGGCATGGTCGGAATGGCCGTGGGTGATCAGCGCCCGCGCCACCGGGCGGACCGGATCGATGTAGATATCGGCCGGTGGGCAATAGAGCCCGGCCGGCGTCGGCGTCAGCAGATCGGAAGGCTTCATCGTCTGGCCAGTGTCATTTGGCTCGGTTAAACCCGCAGCATGATCGAAAAGGGCAGCAGCGTGTACTCCGCCAGTTCCGGGGATGAGCGTCTCGACCGTCGCTACGCCTGGGCCGAGGCGGCACTGAAGGATGGCGACCCGCAGGCGGCGATCGACATCCTCGATCAAACGCTCGCCGAGAACTACGGTTTCACCGCCGCCTGGCATCTTTACGGGCTGGCCCAGGAGGCCCTCGGGCACAATGAGGAGGCCGCGACCGCCTGGCGGCAATGCCTCGACCTAGACCCGAACGATCATGTCGGCGCCAAGCTCGACCTCGCTCGCATCGGCGCGCTCGCGGCCGAGCAGGCGACCTCGGAGAATTTTTCAGGCGCCCTGTTCGACGGCTATGCCGAGCGCTTCGACAGCCACCTCGTCGGCACCTTGCAATACCAGGCGCCGGCACTGCTGAAGGATGCGCTCGCGCGCCTTTGCGTACAGGCCGGCCGGCCCTTCCAGTTCGGGATGGTCCTCGATCTCGGCTGCGGCACCGGGCTGATGGGCGAGGCGATCCGCACCGAGGTGGAGTTCCTCGCCGGCTGCGATCTCTCCCCGCGCATGATCGCCAAGGCACAGGCCAAGACGCGCGAGGATGGCGGGCCGCTCTACGACAAGCTCGCGACCGCCGGCCTCACGGCCTTTCTGGCGAGCCGGCCAGACGCCTCGGCCGACCTCGTCATCGCCGCCGACGTCTTCGTCTATCTCGGCGACCTCGCCCCGTGCTTCCATCAGAGCGCGCGGGTGCTCAAAGTAGGCGGGCTCTTCGCCTTCACCGTGCAAAGCCATGACGGCGAGGGCATCGCCGTCGGCCAGGACCGGCGCTTCGCCCATGCCGAGAGCTGGATCAGGGAGGCGCTCGCCGAAGCCCGGCTGAGGCCCGTATTGGTCGAGGCGCAGAGCACGCGGATCGACCGTGGTCAGCCGGTGCCGGGGCTGCTGGTGATCGCGGAGCGCTGAGACCAGCGTCATGCTCGGGCTCGACCCGAGCATCTCAGGCCGAATGAGGCCATCACCAGCGCCCTTTTGTCCTGGGATTCTCGGGTCTGCGCTTCGCTTCGCCCGAGAATGACGCAAGCGCGCCGTTCCCTTTTCGTTCGACAGAGCCTATCTCTGTCGCTCGATGGATGCGCCCTCGCCTCTCCCGCCCGCCTTCTCCGCCTGGTTCGCCAGCCGCGGCTGGAGCGTCCGGGCACATCAGCTCGCTCTGCTGGAGGAGGCCCGCGCCGGCCGCTCGACCTTGCTGGTCGCGCCGACCGGGGCCGGCAAGACGCTCGCCGGCTTCCTGCCCTCGCTGGTCGAACTGACCCAGCGCGGCGGCGAGCGCGACGGCTTGCACACGCTCTATGTCTCGCCGCTGAAGGCGCTCGCCGTCGACATCGCCCGCAATCTCGAGACGCCGATCAGGGAAATGGGGCTCTCGGTGAAGGTCGAGACCCGCACCGGCGACACCTCGCCGGCCAAGCGCGCGCGCCAGATCGAGCGGCCGCCGGATATCCTGCTGACGACACCCGAGCAGCTCGCGCTGCTGGTCTCGCACCGCGATGCCAAGCCGTTCTTCGCTGGATTGCGCCGCGTCGTACTCGACGAATTGCACGCGCTCGTCACCTCCAAGCGCGGCGACCTGCTCTCGCTCGACCTTGCCCGCCTGCGTGAACTCGCTCCGCAGATGAGCGCGGTCGGCCTCTCGGCAACGGTGCGCGAGCCGGCCGACCTGCAGGCCTATCTCGGCGGTGCCGGCACGCCGTCCGGCCTCGTCACCGTCAAGGGCGGCGCGCAGGCGCAGATCGGCATCATGCACACTAAGCGGCGGCTGCCGCTGGCGGGCCATATCACCGCCCATGCCGTCGACGACATCTACGCCGCGATCCAAGCGCACAAATTGACCCTCGTCTTCGTCAACACCCGCATGCAGGCCGAATTCATGTTCCAGGCGCTGTGGAGCGTGAACGAGGAGACCCTGCCGATCGCGCTGCATCACGGCTCGCTCGATGTCGGCCAGCGCCGCAAGGTCGAAGCGGCGATGGCGGCGGGCAAACTCAAGGCCGTCGTCTGCACCGCGACGCTCGATCTCGGCATCGACTGGGGCGATGTCGACCTCGTCATCAATGTCGGCGCCCCCAAGGGCGCGAGCCGCCTGATGCAGCGCATCGGCCGCTCCAATCACCGCATGGACGAGCCTTCGCAGGCGCTGCTGGTGCCGTCGAACCGGTTCGAGCTGCTGGAATGCCGCGCCGCGCTCGATGCGGTGGCGGAAGCGGCGCAGGACACTCCGCCGCCTCGGCTAGGGGCGCTCGACGTGCTCGCCCAGCATGTGCTGGGGGTCGCCTGCTCCGACGGTTTCGAGCCCGATGCGCTCTATGAGGAGGTCCTGACAGCCTCGCCCTATGCCGATCTCGCCCGTGCCGACTTCGACGCTGTCGTCGATTTCGTCGCGACCGGCGGCTATGCGCTGAAGAGCTATGAGCGCTTCGCCAAGCTCCGGCAGAGCAAGGACGGCCTCTATCGCGCCAGCAATGCCCGCGTGATCCAGCAATACCGGATGAATGTCGGCACCATCGTCGAATCGACCATGCTCAAGGTCAGGCTCGGCCGT is drawn from Bosea sp. Tri-49 and contains these coding sequences:
- a CDS encoding S24 family peptidase, producing the protein MLSHDQIWSAIDTLAQRYGLTPSGLARKAGLDATTFNRSKRVGTDGRERWPSTESIAKILAATGASFDEFMNVIRRGAPPAHTIPLIGFAQAGSGGFFDDGGFPLGSGWDEVAFPGLQDEKAYALEIAGDSMLPLYRDGDTIIVSPGAAIRRGDRVVVKTVEGEVLAKQLRRQTAKTVELASLNPEHSDRVLALAEIAFMARVIWASQ
- a CDS encoding DUF952 domain-containing protein; protein product: MPLIYKICPEALWREAETAGLFQGAPVDLADGFIHFSTGAQVRETAARHFAGQDGLLLIAIDDTMLGAALRYEPSRGGALFPHLYAPLDPKQARWIAPLRLGDGGHVFPEDIA
- a CDS encoding quinone-dependent dihydroorotate dehydrogenase, with amino-acid sequence MIGALFGLARPLIHKLDAEQAHRLTIAALAAAPPLRPAADQPSLAVEAFGLRFANPVGLAAGFDKNAEAIDGALGLGFGFVEIGGVTPLPQPGNPRPRVFRLPEDEAVINRYGLNSEGMEAVAARLAARRKKGGIVGVNLGANKESADRSADYAVLARRLAPLADFLTVNVSSPNTPGLRDLQAEDALDDLIARTLAARDEAAVGGKPTPVLIKIAPDLSLSELDGMVAVARRRKVDGMIVSNTTIARPESLRSANKAETGGLSGKPLFAASTRILAEAFLRVERQFPLIGVGGIDSAETAFAKIRAGASLLQFYSAMVFKGPGLVGEVKRGLDMQMRKAGLPRLDVLVGRDAEAIARGETI
- a CDS encoding arginase family protein; this translates as MPSRSYAIIEAPSTLGLRSGGVAGLAGRLLELGLAERIGARRAGRLAVPLKDPEPDPETLTLNAKALAGWSPKLADAVEAVLDTGEFPVVLGGDCTILLGTTLALRRRGRYGLFFVDGHADFFQPEAESNGEGASMDLAFVTGYGPALLTDLEGRGPLVRPEDAVAFGYRDHEDQAEYGSQPLPPKLKAYDLAAIRRLGRKSAARAAIDHLTREELDGFFIHVDADVLDDAIMPAVDFRIPGGISWAELGAVLDIALASGKAIGLEVTIYNPELDQDGGAGSGLADVLAKALGRSAPR
- a CDS encoding DUF6460 domain-containing protein, giving the protein MANGGGTERFLGGSVLSVLVRLFFISLLVGAAMAFLGLSPRGLFDSALRFVRSLTDMGFDAVREVGGWALAGALVVVPLWLISRLFASKR
- a CDS encoding response regulator; the protein is MTRIVIADDHPLFRGALRQAVSHALAGSEVSEVGSLEALGQALAEAADTDLILLDLSMPGVQGFSGLLFLRAAHPEIPVIVVSANDDPAVIRRCIEFGALGFLPKTAEVGQMGEAIQAVLDGGVWTPPGVDLSAPVDHETADMVRRLATLTPQQVRVLMMLSEGLLNKQIAYELGVSEATVKAHVSAILTKLNVDSRTQAVIAAAKIAGAGWAVQGASATN
- a CDS encoding cisplatin damage response ATP-dependent DNA ligase, translating into MNRFAWLLDRLAYEPRRNGKLALIADYLRTTPDPDRGYALAAMTGGLVFQNAKPGLIRALIAERTDPVLFALSYDYVGDLSETVALMWPARHGANDVPHLPDVVAGLRNSGKTEMPRLIASWLDALDETGRWALLKLITGALRIGVSARLAKTAAASLGGIPADEVEQVWHGLEPPYTALFAWLEGRAPRPEATDPAPFRPVMLSHAIEDGDFDKLNAGEFAAEWKWDGIRVQAVAGTRADGSRTVRLYSRTGEEIGGAFPDLTEALTEDGAIDGELLVMRDGVVQSFNTLQQRLNRKQVTAKMLAEFPAHIRAYDLLAEADNDLRAHPYTERRGRLEAFLGKLDSARFDLSPRIAFSSWVELTEARADPASAGAGADAEAVEGCMLKRLDSPYLPGRPKGYWYKWKRDARLVDCVLMYAQRGHGKRSSFYSDYTFGVWRVGETGADELVPVGKAYFGFTDEELIEIDRYVRKNTLNRFGPVREVTHTSASGLVFEVAFEGLQRSTRHKSGIAMRFPRISRIRWDKPPGEADRIEALEALLPAN
- a CDS encoding ligase-associated DNA damage response exonuclease; this translates as MKPSDLLTPTPAGLYCPPADIYIDPVRPVARALITHGHSDHARAGHGAVLATSETLAIMALRYGEAFTGLQQVAVPGETTTIGEVAFRFVSAGHVLGSAQIVVEHKGLRIVVSGDYKRERDPTCAPFEPVSCDVFITEATFGLPVFRHPPAHAETAKLLDSVRLFPDRTHIVGAYSLGKAQRLMALIREAGYERPLFIHGAVEKITELYQAEGIPLGEIRKVEPGERRAEERKAFAGEIVICPPSAIQDLWSRRFPDPVTAFASGWMRVRARARQKGVELPLIISDHADWDDLQATIREVQANEIWITHGEAEALAHWCGTVGLKGMPLHLVGYGDEGEAEPEAKPAEAVP
- a CDS encoding methyltransferase domain-containing protein, translating into MYSASSGDERLDRRYAWAEAALKDGDPQAAIDILDQTLAENYGFTAAWHLYGLAQEALGHNEEAATAWRQCLDLDPNDHVGAKLDLARIGALAAEQATSENFSGALFDGYAERFDSHLVGTLQYQAPALLKDALARLCVQAGRPFQFGMVLDLGCGTGLMGEAIRTEVEFLAGCDLSPRMIAKAQAKTREDGGPLYDKLATAGLTAFLASRPDASADLVIAADVFVYLGDLAPCFHQSARVLKVGGLFAFTVQSHDGEGIAVGQDRRFAHAESWIREALAEARLRPVLVEAQSTRIDRGQPVPGLLVIAER
- a CDS encoding ligase-associated DNA damage response DEXH box helicase; amino-acid sequence: MDAPSPLPPAFSAWFASRGWSVRAHQLALLEEARAGRSTLLVAPTGAGKTLAGFLPSLVELTQRGGERDGLHTLYVSPLKALAVDIARNLETPIREMGLSVKVETRTGDTSPAKRARQIERPPDILLTTPEQLALLVSHRDAKPFFAGLRRVVLDELHALVTSKRGDLLSLDLARLRELAPQMSAVGLSATVREPADLQAYLGGAGTPSGLVTVKGGAQAQIGIMHTKRRLPLAGHITAHAVDDIYAAIQAHKLTLVFVNTRMQAEFMFQALWSVNEETLPIALHHGSLDVGQRRKVEAAMAAGKLKAVVCTATLDLGIDWGDVDLVINVGAPKGASRLMQRIGRSNHRMDEPSQALLVPSNRFELLECRAALDAVAEAAQDTPPPRLGALDVLAQHVLGVACSDGFEPDALYEEVLTASPYADLARADFDAVVDFVATGGYALKSYERFAKLRQSKDGLYRASNARVIQQYRMNVGTIVESTMLKVRLGRSRPARPGGQQMLSRGGRMLGELEEYFAETMTPGDTFIFAGEVLRFEGIVENEVVCSRTAAGTDPKIPSYNGGKFPLSTFLAARVRAILASPKEWAKLPDEVSSWLHAQRLKSRLPKPGELLVETFPRAGRFFLVAYPFEGRLAHQTLGMLLTRRLERARLKPLGFVCNDYGLGVWTLGDMAAAIAREALSLDELFAQDMLGDDLEEWLAESALMKRTFRSCAVIGGLIERRFPGQEKSGRQVTISTDLVYDVLRRHQPDHVLLRAARADAATGLLDIGRLGQMLTRISGRIVHQPLDHVSPLSVSVMLEIGREAVHGEAADEILAEAEAQMLEEAMA